In Candidatus Eisenbacteria bacterium, a genomic segment contains:
- the thrC gene encoding threonine synthase, with the protein MGLEFSKILGFKCISCGREIEKAEYTCPECSGNMDVVYDYKKIAKFFSKKDLVKNRDFSIWRYSPILPVTSLRRIPSLQIGVTSLCSIRRLNDELGIENLLFKDDTKLPSASLKDRASAVTVVVGLEKGKEIFTTASTGNAGCALACISANMGLKSIIFVPKSAPKAKIAQLLLYGARVIAVNGTYDDAYDLSLKASERFGWYNRSTGYNPFTREGKKTASLEIAEQMSWEVPDYVFVPVGDGNIISGIWKGFVDLYELEFIKKLPKLVAVQSDKSDSVTRSYENAVSRSQESKDIKIIPVKATTVADSIFVDLPRDGVAAVKAIMESGGGAVRVSDDEILKTIKYLAEKTGIFAEPAGVTSFAGFLKMFKERKVHSASTVVCLITGNGLKDIDSALKVSGSPETIDPQISELEKIVRQ; encoded by the coding sequence ATGGGCTTAGAATTCAGTAAAATATTAGGGTTCAAATGCATTTCCTGCGGCAGGGAGATTGAAAAGGCAGAATATACCTGCCCGGAATGCTCCGGGAATATGGATGTGGTCTATGACTACAAGAAAATAGCCAAGTTTTTTAGCAAGAAAGACCTGGTGAAGAACAGAGATTTCTCAATCTGGAGATATTCTCCCATATTGCCTGTAACTTCTCTCAGAAGAATACCCTCTCTGCAGATCGGTGTTACTTCTTTATGCAGCATAAGAAGATTGAATGATGAATTGGGGATTGAAAATCTTCTTTTCAAGGACGATACAAAACTGCCTTCGGCTTCTCTTAAGGACAGGGCTTCTGCAGTGACTGTTGTTGTCGGGCTTGAAAAAGGGAAGGAGATTTTTACGACAGCATCTACCGGAAATGCAGGCTGCGCCCTGGCATGTATCTCTGCCAACATGGGGTTGAAGTCCATAATTTTCGTCCCGAAATCAGCGCCCAAAGCAAAGATAGCGCAGCTTTTGCTGTATGGCGCAAGAGTGATAGCAGTGAACGGGACCTATGACGATGCTTATGATTTGTCCTTGAAAGCTTCGGAGAGATTCGGGTGGTATAACAGAAGTACAGGTTATAACCCCTTTACCCGGGAAGGGAAAAAAACAGCCTCTCTGGAAATTGCGGAGCAGATGTCTTGGGAAGTACCGGATTATGTTTTTGTTCCTGTCGGCGACGGCAATATAATAAGCGGCATCTGGAAAGGCTTTGTCGATCTATATGAATTAGAGTTCATCAAAAAACTTCCGAAACTTGTAGCAGTTCAATCCGACAAATCCGATTCAGTAACAAGATCCTATGAAAACGCAGTTAGTCGTTCGCAAGAATCAAAAGATATTAAGATCATACCGGTCAAGGCAACGACGGTTGCAGATTCAATTTTCGTTGATTTGCCCAGAGACGGGGTTGCTGCCGTGAAGGCAATAATGGAATCCGGGGGAGGGGCTGTGAGGGTATCAGATGATGAAATACTGAAGACCATTAAATACCTGGCCGAAAAGACAGGCATTTTTGCGGAACCTGCCGGGGTGACAAGTTTTGCCGGTTTCCTGAAAATGTTCAAGGAGAGGAAAGTACATTCTGCTTCCACAGTGGTCTGTCTCATAACCGGAAACGGTCTGAAGGATATTGATTCTGCCTTGAAAGTCAGCGGTTCGCCGGAAACAATCGACCCCCAAATCTCTGAACTTGAAAAGATAGTCCGACAATGA